A genomic region of Rhodospirillales bacterium contains the following coding sequences:
- the scpB gene encoding SMC-Scp complex subunit ScpB, whose product MSDQEQDIRLLEAMLFASAEPLTLAAMRERLPENVDLGGMLMALQKHYEGRGVNLVDMDGSWAFRTAVDLGDALAVHKEVQRKLSRAAMETLAIVAYHQPVTRAEIENIRGVATHKGTLDALMEAGWVKPGRRRETPGRPLTWVSTTAFLDQFGLESMSDLPGLDELKASGLLDRRPAIETVPGTGELFEDVEDEVVEQNDSEEELA is encoded by the coding sequence ATGAGTGATCAGGAACAGGATATACGTCTTCTGGAAGCAATGCTGTTTGCATCGGCGGAGCCTCTGACGCTGGCAGCGATGCGGGAGCGTCTGCCCGAAAATGTCGATCTGGGCGGGATGTTGATGGCGCTGCAAAAACATTATGAAGGCCGCGGCGTTAATCTGGTGGATATGGACGGCAGCTGGGCGTTTCGGACGGCTGTTGATCTGGGCGATGCGCTGGCGGTTCACAAGGAAGTGCAACGGAAGTTGTCGCGCGCGGCGATGGAAACGCTGGCGATTGTGGCCTATCATCAGCCGGTGACACGGGCGGAGATTGAGAATATTCGCGGTGTGGCGACGCATAAAGGGACGCTGGATGCCCTGATGGAGGCCGGATGGGTCAAGCCGGGCCGCCGCCGCGAAACACCGGGTCGCCCCTTGACATGGGTGAGCACAACGGCTTTCCTTGACCAGTTCGGGCTGGAGTCGATGAGCGATCTGCCGGGGCTGGATGAGTTGAAGGCTTCGGGGCTTTTGGACCGCCGTCCGGCGATTGAGACTGTGCCGGGGACCGGCGAGCTGTTTGAAGACGTAGAAGACGAAGTTGTTGAGCAAAACGATAGCGAAGAGGAATTAGCGTAA
- a CDS encoding TIGR00730 family Rossman fold protein, with translation MTTIKSVCVYCGSSNKVDDVYKQAAGDMGRLIAQRGWAAVYGGAAGGLMGLMADAALGGGADVIGVVPEFLTKIMDGKETEHQELTELHIVESMHERKQKLVDLSDAFVILPGGFGTLDELFEVMTWRQLGVHAKPIVVANINGYWDPLQPLIDRIVDSHFARDSDRTQFSMAATIDDIPDLLLNAPEPDKDLRSKWI, from the coding sequence ATGACGACAATAAAATCAGTGTGTGTGTATTGCGGATCATCGAACAAGGTTGATGATGTTTACAAACAAGCGGCCGGTGATATGGGGCGACTTATAGCGCAGCGTGGCTGGGCGGCTGTTTATGGCGGCGCAGCCGGTGGGTTGATGGGGCTGATGGCCGATGCGGCGCTGGGCGGCGGCGCGGATGTGATTGGCGTTGTGCCGGAATTCCTGACCAAGATTATGGACGGAAAAGAAACAGAGCATCAGGAATTGACCGAATTGCATATTGTCGAGAGCATGCATGAGCGCAAGCAAAAGCTGGTGGATTTGTCTGATGCGTTTGTGATTTTGCCAGGTGGATTTGGGACGCTGGATGAACTTTTTGAGGTTATGACCTGGCGGCAACTTGGCGTCCATGCTAAGCCGATTGTCGTGGCAAATATCAATGGTTATTGGGATCCGTTGCAGCCCTTGATTGATAGGATCGTTGATTCTCATTTTGCGCGCGATAGCGACCGGACACAGTTTTCTATGGCGGCTACGATTGATGATATTCCCGATTTGCTTTTGAACGCGCCGGAGCCGGATAAAGACCTGCGATCGAAATGGATTTAA
- a CDS encoding segregation/condensation protein A yields MAEAAVFEEDPPRREVETHGADALLLDIDGFEGPIDVLLVMARDQKVDLTKISILALARQYLAFIDRAQELRLELAAEYLVMAAWLAYLKSRLLLPRQDDDEEIDAETMAEALQFQLRRLEAMQKAAEDLFALPQLGQDIFPRGMPEGLSTKTDTVYEASLYELLQAYGAIQRRGEDNNYELPVFHLMSMETALERMTTMLGKLPRKGPWSVWATLQSFIPEGVKDRLYGRSSMASVFTASLEMAKQGKIEIKQDGLFRPVYLRGRMEEQ; encoded by the coding sequence ATGGCTGAGGCCGCCGTTTTTGAAGAAGATCCGCCGCGGCGTGAGGTTGAAACTCACGGCGCTGATGCGCTGTTGCTTGATATTGACGGCTTTGAAGGGCCGATTGATGTGCTGCTGGTGATGGCGCGGGATCAGAAGGTTGATCTGACCAAAATCTCGATTCTGGCGCTGGCACGCCAATATCTGGCCTTTATCGACCGGGCGCAGGAATTGCGGCTGGAACTGGCGGCTGAATATCTGGTGATGGCTGCGTGGCTGGCGTACCTGAAATCCCGTCTGCTTTTGCCGCGCCAGGACGATGACGAGGAAATTGACGCCGAGACGATGGCCGAGGCGCTGCAATTCCAGCTCAGGCGTTTGGAGGCTATGCAAAAGGCGGCCGAGGACCTGTTTGCCTTGCCGCAACTGGGGCAGGATATTTTCCCGCGCGGTATGCCGGAAGGGCTCAGCACCAAAACCGATACGGTTTACGAGGCATCACTTTATGAGCTGTTGCAGGCTTATGGCGCGATCCAGCGGCGCGGTGAGGATAATAATTACGAATTGCCGGTTTTTCATCTGATGAGCATGGAAACGGCGCTGGAGCGTATGACGACGATGCTGGGTAAACTGCCGCGCAAAGGGCCGTGGAGCGTATGGGCGACGTTGCAAAGCTTTATTCCGGAGGGCGTTAAAGATCGTCTTTACGGACGGTCGTCGATGGCTTCGGTCTTTACGGCCAGCCTTGAAATGGCTAAACAAGGTAAAATCGAAATCAAACAGGATGGTTTGTTCCGTCCGGTTTATCTCCGCGGAAGAATGGAAGAACAATAG
- the nagZ gene encoding beta-N-acetylhexosaminidase, whose protein sequence is MICGLSGLVVTPEERDFFRDADPLGFILFARNCDNPDQVKALCASLHEAVGREAPILIDQEGGRVQRLKAPHGHDYPAAHSFGRMFLRDFAKGRDALRDSSMALARELAENGVTVNCAPVMDVLFPETHDVIGDRAYDSDPEVVAALGSVVCAAFLEQGIIPIIKHLPGHGRACSDSHEDLPVVDASLEDLKNTDFKAFRDVMNKSFSEALWGMTAHVVYKAVDDRLPTSCSRKVIYDVIREDINFDGLLLSDDVSMGALGDCGDIGARTDMVLRAGCDIVLHCNGDMAEMKAVAANAEKMTKAAVMRYNRSVSWVKRKVQHG, encoded by the coding sequence ATGATATGCGGTCTGTCCGGCCTTGTTGTTACTCCTGAAGAGCGTGATTTTTTCCGGGATGCCGATCCGCTCGGCTTTATCCTGTTTGCCCGTAATTGTGACAATCCGGATCAGGTGAAGGCTTTATGTGCGTCTTTACATGAGGCTGTCGGGCGTGAAGCGCCGATCCTGATCGATCAGGAAGGTGGGCGGGTTCAGCGTCTTAAGGCCCCGCACGGGCATGATTACCCGGCGGCTCATAGCTTTGGGAGAATGTTCCTTCGTGATTTTGCCAAGGGGCGGGATGCCTTAAGGGATAGTTCAATGGCGCTGGCAAGGGAGCTGGCCGAAAATGGTGTAACCGTCAACTGCGCGCCGGTTATGGATGTGTTGTTTCCTGAAACCCATGATGTGATTGGTGATCGGGCCTATGATTCCGATCCGGAAGTTGTGGCTGCCTTGGGCTCTGTGGTTTGCGCGGCGTTTCTGGAGCAAGGTATTATACCGATTATCAAGCATTTGCCGGGACATGGGCGTGCCTGCAGTGATTCTCATGAGGATTTGCCTGTGGTGGATGCGTCGCTGGAGGATTTAAAGAATACAGATTTCAAGGCGTTTCGGGATGTCATGAACAAATCCTTTTCTGAAGCGCTGTGGGGGATGACCGCGCATGTCGTATACAAGGCCGTCGACGACCGCTTGCCGACGTCATGTTCCCGAAAAGTCATTTACGATGTCATCCGCGAGGATATTAATTTCGACGGGTTATTGCTGAGCGATGATGTGTCGATGGGCGCGCTGGGCGATTGCGGTGATATCGGGGCACGCACCGACATGGTTTTGCGAGCGGGGTGCGACATCGTTTTGCACTGCAATGGTGATATGGCCGAGATGAAGGCGGTGGCCGCCAACGCTGAAAAGATGACAAAGGCCGCTGTTATGCGCTATAACCGCTCGGTTTCATGGGTTAAGAGGAAGGTTCAGCATGGCTGA
- a CDS encoding SPOR domain-containing protein, protein MAHYDELDDPYYNRGPMHKRRAIRDRGPVLTAAIFAVLLVVLVSVLWYSYPREAEKQELMAVPVIHADATPVRAVPQDPGGMDVPYRDSTVFEALRSSQNNNDSARIENLLAESESEQPVDREELFAGLKTELKVDKDNNVSLTIETPKKAPKAVEPEPAVNEAHETAALPMPATSPVKTAAMSSSEAAKAAKIEPAAGDATRPVTGSGTHMVQLGSLRSDDAARAEWKKLQAQFPGQLSSLDLRVQKADLGGRGVFYRVQGGTVSEAQARSICAAMEAKRPGGCLVVKR, encoded by the coding sequence ATGGCACATTATGATGAACTTGATGATCCGTATTACAATCGCGGGCCGATGCACAAGCGGCGCGCGATCCGTGATCGTGGACCTGTACTGACGGCAGCGATTTTTGCCGTTTTGCTGGTGGTTTTGGTGAGCGTCCTTTGGTACAGCTACCCGCGTGAAGCAGAAAAGCAGGAGTTGATGGCCGTGCCGGTTATTCATGCCGATGCTACACCTGTCCGGGCTGTGCCGCAGGATCCCGGTGGTATGGATGTGCCTTATCGGGACAGCACGGTTTTTGAAGCGCTGCGTTCCAGTCAGAATAATAATGACTCTGCCCGGATTGAAAATTTGCTGGCGGAGTCCGAATCGGAGCAGCCTGTCGACCGCGAAGAGTTGTTTGCCGGCCTGAAAACCGAGCTGAAAGTCGACAAAGATAACAATGTAAGCTTGACAATAGAAACGCCTAAGAAAGCGCCAAAAGCTGTTGAGCCGGAACCTGCGGTTAATGAAGCTCATGAAACGGCCGCATTGCCGATGCCGGCGACCAGCCCGGTAAAAACGGCGGCGATGTCGTCAAGCGAGGCCGCAAAGGCCGCAAAAATTGAACCGGCGGCCGGGGATGCGACGCGGCCTGTGACGGGCAGCGGGACGCATATGGTCCAGCTTGGCAGTCTGCGCTCGGATGATGCGGCGCGCGCCGAATGGAAAAAATTGCAAGCCCAGTTTCCTGGTCAGTTGAGTTCTCTTGATTTGCGGGTTCAAAAAGCCGATCTGGGGGGGCGCGGTGTATTCTACCGGGTGCAGGGCGGCACTGTAAGCGAGGCGCAAGCACGGTCTATCTGTGCGGCTATGGAAGCAAAACGGCCCGGAGGCTGTCTTGTTGTCAAGCGTTGA
- a CDS encoding deoxyguanosinetriphosphate triphosphohydrolase, whose translation MDQTSYNYCALPLAAYACRPDQSQGRLYAEAESVHRTCFQRDRDRIIHCSAFRRLKNKTQVFVAHEGDDYRTRLTHTLEVAQIARSLARALMVNEDLAETVALAHDLGHPPFAHAGEEGLKAAMTKVGGFDHNDQSLRVLVHLERKYPDWPGLNLTWETLEGVVKHNGPVTGKLPVTLTGLQKQTDLRLKTYATIEAQVAALADDIAYNNHDVEDGLAAGLFDLADLESLSLLSRVMADVRAKWPDLSRHLFIQEMIREMIGAMVEDVLNEAKRRLEALNPQNPDDVRHAGKPMVAFSDSMLVQVNDLRAFLFDRMYRHHKVHRMYRAGYRIVHDIYQAFIDDYRLLPDRWRAPEGAGKTEQARLIADYIANMTDRQAILEHDRLFHFHSVFQ comes from the coding sequence ATGGATCAAACCTCTTATAATTACTGTGCTTTGCCGCTGGCGGCATATGCTTGCCGCCCGGATCAAAGTCAGGGGCGTTTGTATGCAGAGGCGGAAAGTGTGCACCGGACCTGTTTCCAGCGGGATCGTGACCGGATTATTCATTGCAGCGCTTTTCGCCGCTTAAAAAACAAGACGCAGGTCTTTGTCGCGCACGAAGGCGATGATTACCGGACGCGCCTGACTCATACGCTGGAGGTTGCCCAGATTGCCCGCTCTTTGGCGCGGGCCTTGATGGTGAACGAGGATCTGGCCGAAACAGTGGCGCTGGCTCATGATCTGGGGCACCCGCCGTTCGCCCATGCCGGGGAAGAGGGGCTGAAAGCAGCGATGACCAAGGTGGGAGGCTTCGACCATAACGATCAATCCTTACGTGTTCTGGTTCATCTGGAACGTAAGTACCCGGACTGGCCGGGGCTGAATTTGACGTGGGAAACGCTGGAAGGCGTGGTCAAGCATAACGGGCCGGTGACCGGTAAATTGCCGGTGACGTTGACGGGTTTGCAGAAACAAACGGATTTGCGGCTTAAGACCTATGCCACAATAGAAGCGCAAGTGGCGGCGCTCGCCGACGATATTGCCTATAACAACCATGATGTCGAAGACGGTCTGGCGGCGGGGTTGTTTGATCTGGCCGATCTGGAGTCCCTGTCGTTATTGTCACGGGTTATGGCAGACGTACGGGCTAAGTGGCCTGATTTGTCCCGTCACCTGTTTATACAGGAAATGATCCGCGAGATGATCGGCGCGATGGTCGAGGATGTGTTAAACGAAGCAAAAAGGCGTCTTGAAGCCCTTAATCCGCAAAACCCGGATGATGTACGTCATGCCGGTAAACCGATGGTGGCGTTTTCTGATTCCATGCTGGTTCAGGTAAACGATCTGCGGGCATTTTTGTTTGATCGCATGTATCGTCATCACAAGGTTCACCGCATGTATCGGGCCGGATACAGGATTGTGCATGATATTTATCAGGCGTTTATCGATGATTACCGCCTTCTTCCTGATCGCTGGCGGGCGCCGGAAGGGGCCGGAAAAACCGAACAGGCCCGCCTGATCGCCGATTATATTGCGAACATGACCGATCGTCAGGCGATCCTTGAACATGACCGCCTGTTTCATTTTCACAGTGTTTTCCAGTGA
- a CDS encoding group 1 truncated hemoglobin, whose translation MKSIVKNFYDKMLTDERTSHFFNKIDMEKQRTMFCTMLGIAIEGPGKYSADDLRAAHKNLALNDNLFDLTLQKFGEAIDDHNIPPEVRQNILSVLDRTRDDILNR comes from the coding sequence GTGAAGAGTATCGTCAAAAATTTTTACGATAAAATGCTGACTGACGAACGAACATCTCATTTTTTTAATAAAATAGACATGGAAAAACAGCGCACAATGTTCTGCACGATGTTGGGCATCGCGATAGAAGGCCCGGGAAAATATTCGGCTGACGACCTGCGTGCCGCCCATAAAAATCTGGCCCTGAACGATAATTTGTTCGATCTAACCCTGCAAAAATTCGGGGAAGCCATAGACGATCACAACATCCCGCCTGAAGTTCGACAAAACATCCTGAGCGTCTTGGACAGAACCCGTGATGATATCTTGAACAGGTAA
- the xth gene encoding exodeoxyribonuclease III: MKIASWNINSLKARKDHVTKWLTDHQPDVLMVQELKGVDFPADDFKVIGYESAAVTQKTYNGVAIFSKTPIKVIHESLPDNDNDEQARYLETEINGLRIINIYLPNGNPVDTEKYTYKLSWMDRLKARLETLRSERIPFLIGGDFNVIPDPRDCYDPKAWEDDALFKIETRQKFKSLLNLGLTDAFRVFNQQDAQYTFWDYQAGCWPKNHGIRIDHFLLSPPITDRLVNCMIDTAPRALDKPSDHTPIVLEIEK; encoded by the coding sequence ATGAAAATTGCCAGCTGGAATATTAACTCACTCAAAGCCCGCAAGGATCACGTCACAAAATGGCTGACGGACCATCAACCCGATGTGTTGATGGTGCAAGAGCTTAAAGGCGTCGATTTCCCGGCAGACGATTTCAAGGTCATCGGTTACGAAAGCGCTGCCGTCACCCAGAAAACCTATAACGGCGTTGCCATTTTCTCGAAAACCCCCATTAAAGTTATTCACGAATCCTTGCCCGATAACGATAACGATGAACAGGCCCGCTATCTGGAAACCGAGATCAATGGTCTGCGGATAATTAATATATATCTGCCCAACGGTAACCCGGTTGATACCGAAAAATATACCTACAAGCTGTCATGGATGGACAGATTGAAAGCCCGGCTGGAAACCCTGCGATCCGAACGCATTCCGTTCCTGATCGGCGGCGATTTCAATGTCATCCCGGACCCCCGCGATTGTTACGATCCCAAAGCATGGGAAGACGACGCCCTGTTCAAAATCGAAACCCGGCAAAAATTCAAAAGCCTGCTCAATCTGGGGCTAACCGATGCCTTCCGGGTGTTTAACCAACAAGATGCCCAGTACACATTCTGGGATTATCAGGCCGGGTGCTGGCCGAAAAACCACGGGATCAGGATCGACCATTTCCTGCTCTCTCCGCCGATCACAGACCGCCTTGTAAATTGCATGATCGACACAGCCCCGCGCGCCCTCGACAAACCTTCGGATCACACCCCGATCGTGCTGGAGATCGAAAAATGA
- a CDS encoding ABC transporter ATP-binding protein produces the protein MKKNKKLEITYGDVWRFSMDYWGRYPVLMIAAVVFMMTSVVADVIVPVYTGQIMDHLTQGDAAATTKSFVVFMALSLVHTVFWSLAFYTWNVAALRNLKHILEELSHKVIRFSTDWHANAFAGGTVRKITRAMWAFDRFEDTLFMGLLPAAIIMLGMSVMLLIKVPLVGLYATVTMLIYVGMSIYMSVAILAPKFTRSAAKDTAIGAMLADVMTGVPTVKAFGAEGREDERFQALTGRWYQIFLNACQTGQTTDLLRSIVRNFMVAGMVGMSIWMWREGTATPGDIVLALTSGMFMGGYLREVGRHIAELQKAISEMEDGITFWLRKDDIVDKPEARLFVRGKGRITFDNVRFTYDGQNDPLYDGFSLAIAEGEHVALVGHSGSGKSTFIKLVQRLYDVQGGEIRIDGQDIADVTQDSLRRAIALVPQEPILFHRSLAENIAYGKPGASMGEIRKAAQKAYAHDFISALPQGYDTLVGERGVKLSGGERQRVAIARAILADAPILILDEATSALDSVSEHYIQKALAELMRGRTTITVAHRLATIKSVDRILVFDQGRVVEQGAHEELSVREGYLYRQLYEMQALDLIGG, from the coding sequence ATGAAAAAAAATAAAAAACTAGAAATCACATATGGCGATGTGTGGCGTTTCTCAATGGACTATTGGGGACGTTACCCGGTTTTGATGATCGCTGCTGTCGTGTTCATGATGACATCCGTGGTGGCGGATGTGATTGTGCCTGTCTATACCGGGCAGATTATGGATCACCTGACGCAGGGGGATGCGGCGGCTACGACCAAGAGTTTTGTCGTCTTTATGGCGCTGTCCCTTGTGCATACGGTGTTTTGGTCGCTGGCATTTTATACATGGAACGTTGCGGCTTTGAGAAACCTGAAGCATATCCTTGAGGAGTTATCACACAAGGTGATCCGCTTTTCGACGGACTGGCATGCCAATGCCTTTGCCGGTGGGACGGTGCGGAAAATTACCCGGGCCATGTGGGCGTTTGACCGCTTCGAGGATACCCTGTTCATGGGATTACTGCCGGCGGCTATTATTATGCTCGGTATGTCGGTGATGCTGCTGATCAAGGTGCCTTTGGTCGGGCTGTATGCCACGGTGACCATGTTGATCTATGTCGGGATGAGTATCTATATGTCGGTTGCGATTCTGGCGCCGAAATTTACGCGTTCGGCGGCAAAGGATACAGCGATCGGTGCGATGCTGGCTGATGTCATGACCGGTGTGCCGACGGTTAAGGCGTTCGGTGCCGAGGGGCGTGAGGATGAACGTTTTCAGGCCCTGACCGGTCGTTGGTATCAAATTTTCCTGAATGCTTGTCAGACTGGGCAGACGACTGACTTGTTGCGATCAATCGTTCGTAACTTCATGGTGGCCGGGATGGTCGGTATGTCAATCTGGATGTGGCGTGAGGGCACAGCAACGCCCGGTGACATTGTTTTGGCTCTGACCAGCGGTATGTTCATGGGCGGTTATCTGCGGGAGGTTGGTCGTCATATTGCTGAACTGCAGAAGGCGATCAGCGAGATGGAGGACGGTATCACTTTTTGGCTCAGGAAGGATGATATCGTTGACAAGCCTGAAGCCAGGCTGTTTGTGCGCGGTAAAGGGCGGATCACGTTCGATAACGTTCGTTTTACCTATGACGGGCAGAATGACCCGCTTTATGACGGGTTCTCTCTGGCGATTGCGGAAGGCGAGCATGTCGCGCTGGTCGGGCATTCCGGTTCGGGCAAGTCGACGTTCATCAAGCTGGTGCAGCGTTTATACGATGTGCAGGGCGGTGAAATTCGGATCGACGGGCAGGATATTGCCGATGTAACGCAGGACTCGCTGCGGCGGGCGATTGCGCTGGTGCCGCAGGAGCCGATCTTGTTCCATCGCTCGCTGGCCGAGAATATTGCCTACGGTAAGCCGGGCGCGAGTATGGGTGAAATCCGCAAAGCGGCTCAGAAAGCTTATGCCCACGACTTTATCAGCGCGTTGCCGCAAGGCTATGACACGCTGGTCGGGGAGCGCGGCGTGAAGCTTTCTGGTGGTGAGCGGCAGCGTGTGGCGATTGCCCGGGCTATTCTGGCCGATGCGCCGATCCTGATCCTTGACGAGGCAACCTCGGCGCTGGATTCGGTTTCGGAGCATTATATCCAGAAAGCGCTGGCGGAACTGATGCGTGGGCGGACGACGATTACGGTTGCCCACCGCCTGGCGACGATCAAATCCGTCGACCGTATTCTGGTCTTCGATCAGGGACGGGTGGTGGAGCAGGGGGCGCACGAAGAATTGTCGGTCCGCGAAGGATATCTCTATCGGCAGCTCTATGAAATGCAGGCGCTCGATTTGATCGGTGGATAA
- a CDS encoding zinc transporter ZntB, which produces MSETNGILFASTIDGNGSGQLLTGQSVTDTVRADTLAWVHLDARDPAARAWIETEISYLDKIIVDALLAEETRPRILEFDDGALMILRGVNLNDDADPEDMISIRMWVDAHRIISVQRRNLKTVADIQDRLKNGKGPKDGGELVATLAARLLERMEPIFTELDEKLDNIEEQVMEDPEVSERQDIITIRKRAIIFRRYIAPQRDVIAYLRTSEQPWLNQGHKRHLQESLDRIIRYIEDLDAIRERAQIVKDELANALSDRLNRNMYVLSVVAAIFLPLGFLTGLLGINVGGIPGADNPYAFWIFMGLLIALVAGQIALFKKLKWF; this is translated from the coding sequence ATGAGCGAAACCAACGGCATCCTGTTCGCCAGCACCATCGATGGCAACGGCAGCGGCCAGCTTCTAACCGGTCAGTCTGTCACAGACACCGTCCGCGCCGACACGCTGGCCTGGGTCCATCTGGATGCCCGCGATCCCGCGGCACGCGCATGGATCGAAACAGAGATCAGCTATCTGGACAAAATCATTGTCGATGCCCTGCTGGCCGAAGAAACCCGACCCCGGATACTGGAATTCGATGACGGCGCCCTGATGATTCTGCGCGGGGTAAACCTGAACGACGATGCCGACCCGGAAGACATGATCTCTATCCGGATGTGGGTGGATGCCCACCGGATTATCAGCGTCCAGCGCCGTAACCTGAAAACCGTTGCCGACATCCAAGACCGCCTGAAAAACGGGAAAGGGCCAAAGGATGGCGGTGAACTGGTCGCCACACTGGCCGCCCGTCTGCTGGAGCGTATGGAACCCATCTTCACAGAACTGGATGAAAAACTCGATAATATCGAGGAACAGGTCATGGAAGACCCGGAAGTCAGCGAACGGCAGGACATTATAACCATCCGCAAACGCGCGATTATTTTCCGCCGCTATATCGCCCCCCAGCGCGATGTTATCGCTTACTTACGCACCTCCGAGCAACCATGGCTAAATCAGGGCCATAAGCGGCACCTGCAGGAAAGCCTCGACCGTATTATCCGCTACATCGAAGATCTCGACGCCATCCGTGAACGCGCCCAGATCGTCAAGGATGAACTGGCCAATGCGCTATCGGACCGCCTGAACAGGAATATGTATGTGCTTTCGGTCGTCGCGGCCATTTTCCTGCCGCTCGGCTTTTTGACCGGCCTGCTCGGCATCAATGTCGGCGGCATTCCCGGCGCCGACAACCCCTATGCTTTCTGGATATTCATGGGCTTGCTGATCGCCCTCGTCGCCGGCCAGATCGCCCTGTTCAAAAAACTGAAATGGTTTTAG
- a CDS encoding class I SAM-dependent methyltransferase, with product MTMKPFWDERYSQPEYVYGTQPNDFLKASISHLPKTGRVLCLGEGEGRNAVFLAGHGLTVCAVDISSAGKEKAERLAADNGVSIEYIVTDVNDFDFGENKWDAIVSIFAHTDPETRRRTLPKALKALKPDGVFIMEAYNPEQIKYGTGGPQDPSWMVALDELLSVFKNQDILHQCEKERDVHEGTCHTGKAFVTQFICKKTA from the coding sequence ATGACCATGAAACCCTTCTGGGATGAACGCTACAGCCAGCCGGAATACGTTTATGGCACGCAGCCCAATGATTTTCTGAAAGCCTCGATAAGCCACCTCCCCAAAACCGGGCGCGTCTTGTGCCTCGGCGAAGGCGAGGGCCGCAATGCCGTGTTTCTGGCCGGACACGGACTGACTGTTTGCGCCGTGGATATCTCATCCGCCGGAAAGGAAAAGGCCGAACGTCTTGCCGCCGATAACGGCGTTTCAATCGAGTATATCGTCACCGACGTCAATGATTTCGATTTCGGGGAAAACAAATGGGATGCGATTGTCTCGATCTTCGCCCATACCGATCCGGAAACGCGCCGCCGGACTTTGCCCAAGGCTTTAAAGGCGCTTAAACCGGACGGCGTGTTTATCATGGAGGCTTACAACCCCGAACAGATCAAATACGGCACCGGCGGCCCGCAAGACCCGTCATGGATGGTTGCCCTCGATGAGCTTCTATCCGTCTTTAAAAATCAGGATATCCTGCACCAGTGCGAAAAAGAACGCGACGTCCATGAAGGCACATGCCACACCGGCAAAGCCTTTGTCACCCAGTTTATTTGTAAGAAAACAGCCTGA
- a CDS encoding dCTP deaminase — MPDHWIRDMAENHGMIDPFVEKQKREGNISFGLSSYGYDARCSDEFMIFTNVDNAVVDPKDFSHQSFVERKTDVCVIPPNSFVLTRTVEYFKIPDDVLVICLGKSTYARCGLIVNVTPLEPGWEGHVTLEISNTTPLPAKVYANEGVAQFLFFKGSSPCETSYASRSGKYMGQRGVTLPRL; from the coding sequence ATGCCCGACCACTGGATTCGGGACATGGCTGAAAATCACGGCATGATCGACCCGTTCGTCGAAAAACAAAAACGCGAGGGCAATATCTCGTTCGGCCTGTCATCCTATGGCTATGATGCGCGCTGCTCGGATGAATTCATGATTTTCACCAATGTCGACAACGCCGTTGTCGATCCCAAGGATTTTTCGCACCAGAGCTTCGTCGAACGCAAAACCGATGTCTGCGTCATTCCGCCGAACAGCTTCGTCCTGACCCGCACAGTAGAATATTTCAAAATCCCCGACGATGTGCTGGTGATTTGCCTCGGCAAAAGCACCTATGCGCGCTGCGGCCTGATTGTTAACGTGACGCCGCTGGAACCGGGCTGGGAAGGTCACGTCACGCTGGAGATTTCCAACACCACGCCCCTGCCGGCAAAGGTTTACGCCAACGAAGGCGTGGCACAGTTCCTGTTCTTCAAGGGCAGCAGCCCGTGTGAGACCAGCTATGCCAGCCGGTCGGGCAAATATATGGGCCAGCGCGGCGTTACTCTGCCCCGGCTTTAA